Proteins from one Sabethes cyaneus chromosome 2, idSabCyanKW18_F2, whole genome shotgun sequence genomic window:
- the LOC128736661 gene encoding protein G12-like, whose protein sequence is MTRSATATPKPLLSTLLAISTLFAISSRIQIFAYQLAPAPLPIRHIDEHPSHQLQQDIMDFIDLIPFADVHSLMQYYYHYDAEVENAFDYVCSEDYSQIKLEIANLNEVRNFRRYLDGIGFSVEHVWQELTARFNVDDIFAEPDETIRNLNLTTQGLNGLVDDILALLPQDEIILLFFDKLETSNDFSYFFEQIGSGEFESVLNMLQSSQQLRILLWRLQRHGFDIPGWIQQIQRYFSFSSF, encoded by the exons ATGACGAGGAGCGCAACTGCGACACCGAAACCGCTGCTGTCAACACTACTCGCAATATCGACGCTATTCGCGATATCATCGCGGATTCAAATATTTGCCTACCAGCTGGCTCCGGCGCCGCTGCCGATCCGGCACATTGACGAGCATCCGTCGCACCAGCTGCAGCAGGACATAATGGACTTTATCGACCTGATTCCGTTTGCCGATGTGCACTCGCTGATGCAGTACTACTATCACTACGACGCCGAGGTCGAGAATGCCTTCGATTATGTGTGCAGTGAAGACTACTCGCAGATAAAGTTGGAAATTGCGAACCTAAACGAGGTGCGAAACTTCCGCCGGTATCTGGACGGCATCGGTTTCAGCGTGGAGCACGTATGGCAGGAGCTTACCGCGCGGTTCAACGTGGACGACATCTTTGCCGAGCCGGACGAGACGATACGGAATT TAAATCTCACCACCCAGGGACTGAACGGATTAGTCGATGACATATTAGCACTGCTGCCGCAGGACGAGATAATCCTGCTATTCTTCGACAAACTGGAGACCAGCAACGATTTCTCGTACTTCTTCGAGCAGATCGGCAGCGGGGAGTTCGAGAGTGTGCTCAATATGCTGCAG AGCTCGCAACAGCTGAGGATTCTACTATGGAGATTACAGCGGCATGGCTTTGATATTCCCGGTTGGATACAACAAATTCAGCGATACTTTAGCTTCAGTAGTTTCTAG
- the LOC128736660 gene encoding uncharacterized protein K02A2.6-like, with amino-acid sequence MYAGFVNRLCEDFGVANCSVDEFKCLIYVCGLHAPQDAEIRTALLAKLEGNKSMTLNDLTTECHRIINLRKDASIVECPSEKASVNVLNPIKQPKKSVVSKPAFKHPPMPKNPAYRNNSDSNNKPRTPCWKCGQLHYVRECPFQDHRCRDCNVIGHKEGYCHCVSSNPGKKRKSKQAPQTKGIYSVRQVAARDRRKYVTVVVNKVKIELQLDCASDISIITEDNWNRIGRPSTKPPSQQARTASGQPLPLIAEIDCDVMLRGVHRSGLDFIELFNLWHVPLSTVCNNVTTATDNVQWLKISFPQLFSDSLGCYLFAALEPIETELKRLEELEIISPVEFSDWAAPIVSVRKKAVNGQPPRVRVCADYSTGLKSAIQPNQHPLPLPEEIFAKLSGSIVFSHIDLSDAYLQIPIEKDSRQYLTINTHRGLFEFNRLPPGVKSAPGTFQTIVDAMVAGLEGVETYLDDVLVHGKDAKEHRVRLLKLLERIQEWGFTLRIEKCSFFMPEIHYLGFIINHQGIRPDPVKTAAICSMPPPHDDFGYADILSRLIDPRAKPDDDFVIASVQMEEDVSATVNAALTALPVTFKHLQAATNKDKLLLEVIQHVQTGWPKSIKQVNNDLRPFYARKEGLSLVRGCLMLSGRIVVPKVYRQPVLKAIHKGHPGQERMKSVMRSHVYWPGVDQDVQNFVSSCSACASVAKSPPKTLLSSWPQASHPWQRLHVDYAGPFEGQYFLVIVDSYSKWPEIIRTSTITSRTTIELLFETFARYRLPETIVSDNGTQFSCSQFKEFCESLGIVHIRTAPYHPQSNGQAERFVDTLKRGLRKIMPETQNSISCSLQIFLSAYRSTPNKSAPDGLSPAEILMGRKHRTTLDLLKPPVDFVLQKNQHMENQFNRHHGAKKRNFEKGDQVYASTLKHGKLVWLAGTVIERVGSVNYNVLLDGSRLIRSHTNQLRARGNTKVEVHMEEASSNHHLPLHILLQEFKFIEGSSTAADQPVPAAPRLPRDRPLVPLRRSTRIRRMPTRYNPYFCR; translated from the exons ATGTATGCCGGTTTTGTGAATCGCCTATGCGAAGATTTCGGTGTTGCTAATTGTTCCGTCGACGAGTTCAAGTGTTTAATATACGTTTGTGGCCTACATGCACCCCAAGATGCTGAGATCCGGACCGCTCTGCTAGCTAAGCTGGAAGGCAACAAATCAATGACGCTCAACGATCTCACCACAGAGTGTCATCGCATTATCAACCTTCGGAAAGACGCTTCAATCGTGGAGTGCCCAAGCGAGAAGGCATCGGTCAACGTTCTCAATCCGATCAAGCAGCCGAAGAAATCAGTCGTCTCTAAGCCTGCATTCAAACACCCACCGATGCCCAAAAATCCGGCTTATCGTAACAATAGTGATAGCAACAATAAACCGAGAACGCCGTGTTGGAAATGCGGACAGCTCCACTATGTTCGCGAGTGCCCCTTCCAAGACCATCGCTGCCGTGATTGTAACGTTATTGGGCACAAAGAAGGGTATTGCCACTGTGTGTCATCGAATCCAGGCAAGAAAAGGAAATCGAAACAAGCCCCACAAACAAAAGGCATTTATTCCGTTCGACAAGTTGCTGCTCGGGATAGgagaaaatacgtcaccgtTGTTGTAAATAAAGTCAAAATTGAGCTCCAGTTAGATTGCGCGTCAGACATCAGCATCATCACCGAAGACAACTGGAATCGGATCGGACGACCATCAACTAAGCCACCTTCACAACAAGCCCGGACGGCTTCAGGTCAACCGCTACCGCTCATCGCAGAAATTGATTGTGACGTTATGCTGAGAGGAGTTCATCGTTCAG GCCTCGACTTTATCGAACTCTTCAACCTGTGGCACGTTCCCCTGAGCACGGTCTGCAACAACGTCACGACAGCAACCGACAACGTTCAATGGTTGAAAATATCGTTTCCGCAACTGTTTTCGGATTCACTGGGTTGCT ACCTGTTTGCCGCACTTGAACCGATCGAGACTGAGCTGAAACGATTGGAAGAGTTAGAAATCATTTCGCCGGTAGAGTTCTCTGACTGGGCGGCACCCATCGTTTCCGTTCGTAAGAAAGCAGTGAACGGACAGCCACCGAGAGTAAGAGTGTGCGCTGACTATTCTACTGGCCTAAAGAGCGCCATTCAGCCCAATCAGCATCCTCTCCCGCTCCCCGAGGAGATTTTTGCCAAACTCTCCGGCAGCATAGTCTTCTCGCACATCGATCTATCGGATGCGTATTTGCAAATACCGATCGAGAAAGATTCCAGACAGTACCTCACGATCAACACTCATCGCGGATTGTTTGAGTTTAATCGCTTGCCACCCGGTGTCAAATCTGCCCCCGGCACGTTTCAAACGATCGTCGACGCCATGGTAGCTGGTTTGGAAGGAGTTGAAACGTACCTCGACGACGTACTGGTGCACGGAAAGGACGCCAAGGAACATCGAGTCCGTCTTTTGAAGCTTCTGGAACGTATCCAGGAGTGGGGTTTTACGCTGCGCATTGAAAAGTGTTCTTTTTTCATGCCGGAAATCCACTATCTCGGTTTCATCATCAACCATCAAGGGATCCGGCCCGATCCTGTCAAAACAGCAGCGATATGTAGTATGCCGCCCCCACACGAC GATTTTGGCTATGCGGACATCCTATCTAGGCTCATTGACCCGCGAGCAAAACCAGATGACGATTTCGTTATTGCTTCGGTTCAAATGGAAGAGGACGTGTCTGCCACCGTAAATGCAGCACTAACTGCTCTGCCGGTCACTTTCAAACACCTTCAAGCTGCCACTAACAAGGACAAGCTGCTTCTGGAAGTGATTCAACACGTGCAAACTGGTTGGCCTAAATCGATTAAGCAAGTCAATAATGATCTCCGTCCGTTCTACGCTCGCAAGGAAGGACTTTCTCTCGTGCGAGGTTGCCTCATGCTATCTGGTCGAATCGTTGTGCCGAAAGTGTATCGGCAACCCGTACTCAAGGCCATCCACAAAGGACATCCCGGTCAAGAGCGGATGAAGTCAGTGATGAGGAGCCATGTCTACTGGCCCGGCGTCGATCAAGATGTGCAAAATTTCGTTTCGTCGTGCAGCGCTTGCGCATCTGTGGCCAAATCTCCGCCAAAAACATTACTTTCGTCGTGGCCACAAGCTAGTCATCCCTGGCAACGGCTACACGTGGATTATGCTGGTCCTTTTGAAGGACAGTATTTTCTGGTCATTGTCGACTCCTACAGTAAGTGGCCAGAGATCATCCGAACATCAACCATCACCAGTAGGACGACCATCGAACTGCTTTTTGAAACGTTCGCTCGGTACAGACTGCCAGAAACCATTGTCAGCGATAATGGAACGCAGTTTTCTTGCAGCCAATTCAAAGAATTCTGCGAGTCTCTTGGCATCGTGCACATACGCACCGCTCCGTATCACCCGCAGTCCAATGGACAAGCGGAGCGCTTTGTGGATACTTTGAAGCGAGGCTTAAGAAAAATAATGCCAGAAACGCAAAACTCTATTTCCTGTTCTCTGCAAATTTTCTTGTCCGCTTACCGGTCAACACCGAACAAGTCGGCTCCGGATGGACTGTCACCGGCTGAAATTTTGATGGGGAGGAAACACCGGACCACATTGGATTTGCTGAAACCACCTGTAGATTTCGTTCTCCAGAAAAATCAGCACATGGAAAATCAATTCAACAGACACCATGGGGCAAAGAAGCGAAATTTCGAAAAAGGCGATCAAGTGTATGCAAGCACTCTCAAGCATGGAAAACTCGTATGGCTAGCTGGTACCGTCATCGAACGTGTTGGTAGTGTCAATTACAATGTGTTGCTGGATGGAAGCAGGCTAATCAGATCACACACCAATCAACTCCGTGCTCGGGGGAACACTAAAGTCGAGGTCCATATGGAAGAAGCTTCGTCGAACCATCACCTGCCGTTGCATATCCTGCTGCAGGAGTTCAAGTTCATCGAAGGGTCATCGACCGCTGCAGATCAACCGGTTCCTGCTGCGCCACGTCTACCGCGGGACCGCCCGCTTGTTCCGCTCCGTCGGTCCACTCGGATCCGCCGGATGCCCACTAGATACAACCCGTACTTCTGCAGATAA